Proteins co-encoded in one Oncorhynchus gorbuscha isolate QuinsamMale2020 ecotype Even-year unplaced genomic scaffold, OgorEven_v1.0 Un_scaffold_2009, whole genome shotgun sequence genomic window:
- the LOC124024806 gene encoding uncharacterized protein LOC124024806 isoform X2, translating to MNMKDETETHETNKNRTGGKAKRKSSGRAKKTSVEEDSSIGAESSQTPGCGFRERGSIIEQLEKEAQRTLMPSLKIETCCAPILLSFLRSLTDDQWRVIQHGMKNNLTFEQLSMLCLKIVKVVTQTALRILLPALARIMGVNLRSGATSPESQCSLTGSEDSLGSLDEREKRLLISEMNSWTKERRRNGSAGCRQKSTRRTSSPCCSPKRSQTSLQSLPATREAPLMEEPLKALFGVTEESLLISLVEGHSNPTSSSSSELRCAIVGEVVHQLNSGLSVAIQASSGSFPPYGQSGHSSRQGGHSGSLGADPGRATEPNV from the exons ATGAATATGAAGGATGAAACAGAGACACATGAGACCaacaagaacaggacaggaggcAAG GCTAAACGTAAGTCCAGTGGCCGTGCCAAGAAGACTTCCGTGGAGGAGGACAGCAGCATTGGTGCAG AGTCTTCTCAGACACCCGGGTGTGGTTTCCGGGAAAGGGGATCTATCATTGAGCAGCTGGAGAAGGAGGCTCAGAGGACTCTAATGCCTTCTCTCAAGATTGAGACATGCTGtgccccaatcctcctctccttcctgaggAGTCTAACTGATGA CCAATGGAGAGTGATTCAGCATGGCATGAAAAATAAC CTCACATTCGAGCAGCTCTCCATGCTGTGTCTGAAGATTGTTAAAGTCGTGACCCAGACAGCCCTCCGCATTCTCCTACCAGCGCTAGCTCGTATCATGGGGGTGAACCTGAGGAGTGGGGCAACCTCCCCAGAATCCCAGTGCTCTCTGACAGGGTCTGAGGATTCCTTAggcagtctggatgagagagagaaaaggctgcTGATCAGTGAGATGAACTCCTGGactaaggagaggaggaggaatggcaGTGCAGGGTGCCGCCAAAAATCCACTCGCAGAACCTCATCACCATGCTGTTCGCCTAAGAG GTCCCAGACCTCATTGCAGAGCTTGCCTGCAACTAGAGAGGCTCCCCTCATGGAGGAGCCTCTGAAGGCTCTTTTTGGGGTAACGGAAGAGAGCCTCCTGATATCCCTGGTTGAGGGTCACTCCAACcccacctcctccagctcctccgaGTTGAGGTGTGCTATTGTGGGGGAGGTGGTACACCAGCTTAACTCTGGCCTCTCAGTGGCCATTCAGGCCAGCTCGGGGAGTTTCCCCCCCTATGGACAGTCAGGACATAGCAGCAGGCAAGGAGGTCATTCGGGTAGCCTCGGTGCAGATCCTGGCCGAGCTACAGAGCCAAACGTCTGA
- the LOC124024806 gene encoding uncharacterized protein LOC124024806 isoform X1, giving the protein MKQRHMRPTRTGQEARLNVSPVAVPRRLPWRRTAALVQVRDYFMLGAESSQTPGCGFRERGSIIEQLEKEAQRTLMPSLKIETCCAPILLSFLRSLTDDQWRVIQHGMKNNLTFEQLSMLCLKIVKVVTQTALRILLPALARIMGVNLRSGATSPESQCSLTGSEDSLGSLDEREKRLLISEMNSWTKERRRNGSAGCRQKSTRRTSSPCCSPKRSQTSLQSLPATREAPLMEEPLKALFGVTEESLLISLVEGHSNPTSSSSSELRCAIVGEVVHQLNSGLSVAIQASSGSFPPYGQSGHSSRQGGHSGSLGADPGRATEPNV; this is encoded by the exons ATGAAACAGAGACACATGAGACCaacaagaacaggacaggaggcAAG GCTAAACGTAAGTCCAGTGGCCGTGCCAAGAAGACTTCCGTGGAGGAGGACAGCAGCATTGGTGCAGGTCCGAGATTACTTCATGTTGGGTGCAG AGTCTTCTCAGACACCCGGGTGTGGTTTCCGGGAAAGGGGATCTATCATTGAGCAGCTGGAGAAGGAGGCTCAGAGGACTCTAATGCCTTCTCTCAAGATTGAGACATGCTGtgccccaatcctcctctccttcctgaggAGTCTAACTGATGA CCAATGGAGAGTGATTCAGCATGGCATGAAAAATAAC CTCACATTCGAGCAGCTCTCCATGCTGTGTCTGAAGATTGTTAAAGTCGTGACCCAGACAGCCCTCCGCATTCTCCTACCAGCGCTAGCTCGTATCATGGGGGTGAACCTGAGGAGTGGGGCAACCTCCCCAGAATCCCAGTGCTCTCTGACAGGGTCTGAGGATTCCTTAggcagtctggatgagagagagaaaaggctgcTGATCAGTGAGATGAACTCCTGGactaaggagaggaggaggaatggcaGTGCAGGGTGCCGCCAAAAATCCACTCGCAGAACCTCATCACCATGCTGTTCGCCTAAGAG GTCCCAGACCTCATTGCAGAGCTTGCCTGCAACTAGAGAGGCTCCCCTCATGGAGGAGCCTCTGAAGGCTCTTTTTGGGGTAACGGAAGAGAGCCTCCTGATATCCCTGGTTGAGGGTCACTCCAACcccacctcctccagctcctccgaGTTGAGGTGTGCTATTGTGGGGGAGGTGGTACACCAGCTTAACTCTGGCCTCTCAGTGGCCATTCAGGCCAGCTCGGGGAGTTTCCCCCCCTATGGACAGTCAGGACATAGCAGCAGGCAAGGAGGTCATTCGGGTAGCCTCGGTGCAGATCCTGGCCGAGCTACAGAGCCAAACGTCTGA
- the LOC124024808 gene encoding uncharacterized protein LOC124024808 translates to MNMKDETETHETNKNRTGGKAKRKSSGRAKKTSVEEDSSIGAESSQTPGCGFRERGSIIEQLEKEAQRTLMPSLKIETCCAPILLSFLRSLTDDQWRVIQHGMKNNLTFEQLSMLCLKIVKVVTQTALRILLPALARIMGVNLRSGATSPESQCSLTGSEDSLGSLDEREKRLLISEMNYWTKERRRNGSAGCRQKSTRRTSSPCCSPKRSQTSLQSLPATREAPLMEEPLKALFGVTEESLLISLVEGHSNPTSSSSSELRCAIVGRCSGSFPPMDSQDIAAGKEVIRVASVQILAELQSQTSEPEWVGFIEPLMDPVTDDVLDAIVGTMDKMAQDFNILLDLAKKMTILGSKCLTNLQCDLDVECPSGKERTTHFLKETGSSTSVVARKIQTLSSPNFQSKALKAVSTILKESQQLFWHGSFL, encoded by the exons ATGAATATGAAGGATGAAACAGAGACACATGAGACCaacaagaacaggacaggaggcAAG GCTAAACGTAAGTCCAGTGGCCGTGCCAAGAAGACTTCCGTGGAGGAGGACAGCAGCATTGGTGCAG AGTCTTCTCAGACACCCGGGTGTGGTTTCCGGGAAAGGGGATCTATCATTGAGCAGCTGGAGAAGGAGGCTCAGAGGACTCTAATGCCTTCTCTCAAGATTGAGACATGCTGtgccccaatcctcctctccttcctgaggAGTCTAACTGATGA CCAATGGAGAGTGATTCAGCATGGCATGAAAAATAAC CTCACATTCGAGCAGCTCTCCATGCTGTGTCTGAAGATTGTTAAAGTCGTGACCCAGACAGCCCTCCGCATTCTCCTACCAGCGCTAGCTCGTATCATGGGGGTGAACCTGAGGAGTGGGGCAACCTCCCCAGAATCCCAGTGCTCTCTGACAGGGTCTGAGGATTCCTTAggcagtctggatgagagagagaaaaggctgcTGATCAGTGAGATGAACTACTGGactaaggagaggaggaggaatggcaGTGCAGGGTGCCGCCAAAAATCCACTCGCAGAACCTCATCACCATGCTGTTCGCCTAAGAG GTCCCAGACCTCATTGCAGAGCTTGCCTGCAACTAGAGAGGCTCCCCTCATGGAGGAGCCTCTGAAGGCTCTTTTTGGGGTAACGGAAGAGAGCCTCCTGATATCCCTGGTTGAGGGTCACTCCAACcccacctcctccagctcctccgaGTTGAGGTGTGCTATCGTGGGGAGGTG CTCGGGGAGTTTCCCCCCTATGGACAGTCAGGACATAGCAGCAGGCAAGGAGGTCATTCGGGTAGCCTCGGTGCAGATCCTGGCCGAGCTACAGAGCCAAACGTCTGAGCCAGAGTGGGTAGGGTTTATCGAGCCCCTCATGGACCCTGTGACCGATGATGTGCTGGATGCCATTGTCGGCACAATGGACAAAATGGCACAGGACTTCAACATCCTATTGGATCTGGCCAAGAAGATGACAATCTTGGGGTCAAAATGTCTGACCAATCTTCAATGTGACCTTGATGTTGAGTGTCCATCTGGGAAAGAAAGGACCACTCACTTTCTCAAAGAGACTGGATCCTCTACCAGTGTGGTGGCCAGAAAGATTCAGACCCTCTCTAGCCCCAACTTTCAGTCTAAAGCCCTGAAGGCGGTGAGCACCATCCTTAAGGAAAGTCAGCAGCTCTTCTGGCATGGCTCCTTCCTCTAG